The sequence below is a genomic window from Terriglobia bacterium.
CGAAAGCGATACAGCTTCCGCGGATTGACCGTCAGAATCTCCTTCAAAACCTTCGGGTCTTTGTGCGCCGAGGGCCAGATCCAGAAATTTGCGATATCGCCGTCGTTCGGCATCTTGTTCGGCGGGTTTCCTCTGCCCGTGACAATGACCGTGTTCATATTCGGCCGGGGCCGATCCGTTCCACTGATCACATTCCCGGGGAAATGACGGATCAATTCGTGAGCAAACGGCAAGACGATGCTCCAATCCTCCGGCCGCGCCGACCGCGTATAGCGATCGGGCGAGGTGATTTTCCAGAAGATGTCCCGGCGGGAGGCTCCAAGCTCGAGCAGGCGCTGAAAATACTCGTTCTTTTCGACGGGTACATTCACATCCGGACGGCCCATGTGGTCGATCAGAACCGGTGTCGGCAGCGACTGGATCAAAGGCCGCATGACTTCAAATGCGTCGGGTAAGAAATAAAGATCCACATGCCAGCCCAAAGGCTGGATCTTTGCCGCAATCCGCTGAATCACGTCCGCCGGCGTCGTTTCGCTGGCAATGTGAGGAAGAAAGGCAAAGCGGACTCCGCGAACCCCGGCGGCGTCCAGCCGGCGGAGCTCGTCCATGGTGACGCTCTCATCG
It includes:
- a CDS encoding amidohydrolase family protein; translation: MSTEPYVRQDPNPAPLVFKMPEGAIDSHMHVIGPFDRFPLSPKSKYQPFPAAWQEQKEILIQKMGFWGFVVVQATCHGTDNSVVVDALEHMEGRAAGVASVDESVTMDELRRLDAAGVRGVRFAFLPHIASETTPADVIQRIAAKIQPLGWHVDLYFLPDAFEVMRPLIQSLPTPVLIDHMGRPDVNVPVEKNEYFQRLLELGASRRDIFWKITSPDRYTRSARPEDWSIVLPFAHELIRHFPGNVISGTDRPRPNMNTVIVTGRGNPPNKMPNDGDIANFWIWPSAHKDPKVLKEILTVNPRKLYRFRDL